In the genome of Flavobacterium panacagri, one region contains:
- a CDS encoding lysophospholipid acyltransferase family protein produces MKILKIAFWILWRVWFYVVMAVPILIMLPFLLISIASEKGYPYFFKMARIWAKFILFGMGFYYTVKREQKLIKGKSYMIVANHTSMTDIMLMLALIKNPFVFVGKKELVKIPLFGFFYKRTCILVDRNSSRSKNEVFKRAQSRLNQGLSICIFPEGGVPDDESILLDEFKDGAFRLAIDHQIPIVPIVFPDNKERFSYTFLSGSPGKMRARILPFIETKDLTIDHRKELRDQVRTMIYNGLIDFQKKN; encoded by the coding sequence ATGAAAATACTTAAAATTGCTTTTTGGATTCTTTGGCGTGTTTGGTTTTACGTTGTAATGGCGGTTCCAATCTTGATTATGTTGCCATTTTTACTGATTTCTATTGCTTCAGAGAAAGGATATCCTTATTTTTTTAAAATGGCTCGAATTTGGGCGAAATTTATCCTTTTCGGAATGGGGTTTTACTATACCGTAAAACGCGAACAGAAGCTCATTAAAGGCAAAAGTTACATGATTGTTGCTAATCATACCTCGATGACAGATATTATGCTTATGTTGGCCCTAATTAAAAATCCGTTTGTTTTTGTTGGAAAAAAAGAGTTGGTGAAGATTCCGCTTTTTGGATTTTTCTATAAACGAACTTGTATTTTGGTTGACCGAAATTCTTCAAGAAGCAAAAATGAAGTTTTTAAAAGAGCTCAAAGCCGTTTAAACCAAGGTTTAAGTATTTGTATTTTCCCTGAAGGCGGTGTTCCAGATGATGAAAGTATTTTGCTGGACGAATTTAAAGACGGTGCTTTTAGACTAGCAATCGATCACCAGATTCCAATTGTACCAATTGTTTTTCCAGATAATAAAGAACGTTTTTCGTATACCTTTTTGAGCGGAAGTCCTGGGAAAATGAGAGCGAGAATTCTTCCTTTCATTGAAACAAAAGATTTAACAATCGATCACAGAAAAGAGTTGAGGGATCAAGTTAGAACTATGATTTATAATGGATTAATTGATTTTCAAAAAAAGAATTAA
- the recA gene encoding recombinase RecA: MSSDKEAKLKALQLTLDKLDKTYGKGTVMKMGDRAIVEVETISSGSLGVDLALGVNGYPKGRIIEIYGPESSGKTTLTLHAIAEAQKAGGIAAFIDAEHAFDRNYAEKLNVDIENLIISQPDNGEQALEIAENLIRSGAIDIVVIDSVAALTPKSEIEGEMGDSKMGLHARLMSQALRKLTGTISKTNCTVFFINQLREKIGVMFGNPETTTGGNALKFYASVRLDIRRSAQIKDGENVIGNRTKVKIVKNKVAPPFKTAEFDIMYGEGVSKTGEILDLAVEFDIVKKAGSWFSYGDTKLGQGRDAVKALIKDNPELAEELEVKIKEQIKELADA, translated from the coding sequence ATGAGTTCAGACAAAGAAGCCAAATTAAAAGCATTACAGTTAACACTAGATAAACTTGACAAAACCTACGGAAAAGGAACCGTAATGAAAATGGGCGACAGAGCCATTGTGGAGGTAGAAACGATTTCTTCAGGTTCGCTTGGTGTTGATTTAGCTCTTGGAGTTAATGGTTATCCAAAAGGAAGAATTATTGAAATATATGGTCCAGAATCTTCTGGAAAAACTACTTTGACGCTTCACGCTATTGCAGAAGCTCAAAAAGCCGGAGGTATTGCTGCTTTTATTGATGCGGAGCACGCTTTTGATAGAAACTACGCTGAAAAATTAAATGTTGATATTGAGAATTTAATCATTTCTCAACCAGACAACGGAGAACAAGCTTTAGAAATTGCCGAAAACTTAATTCGCTCTGGAGCAATTGATATAGTAGTAATTGACTCGGTTGCTGCCTTGACCCCAAAAAGTGAAATCGAAGGTGAAATGGGAGATTCTAAAATGGGTCTTCACGCACGTTTGATGTCCCAGGCATTGAGAAAACTTACTGGAACTATCAGTAAAACAAATTGTACTGTATTCTTTATCAACCAGCTTCGTGAAAAAATCGGTGTAATGTTCGGAAATCCGGAGACTACAACGGGAGGTAACGCCTTAAAATTCTACGCTTCTGTACGTTTGGATATTCGTCGATCTGCTCAAATTAAAGACGGTGAAAACGTAATTGGTAATAGAACAAAAGTAAAAATTGTTAAAAACAAAGTGGCGCCGCCTTTTAAAACTGCCGAATTTGATATTATGTACGGAGAAGGTGTTTCTAAAACTGGTGAAATCTTAGATTTAGCAGTAGAATTTGACATCGTTAAAAAAGCAGGATCTTGGTTTAGCTATGGTGACACCAAATTAGGGCAAGGTCGTGATGCCGTTAAAGCTTTGATTAAAGACAATCCTGAACTTGCTGAAGAATTGGAAGTAAAAATTAAAGAACAAATAAAAGAATTAGCAGACGCTTAA
- a CDS encoding GxxExxY protein, with product MTENEISNIVIGLAIEIHKKLGPGLLEHVYKECLFYKISQRGLFVEKEKALPLVFEEVKLDCGYRIDILVESKLLVEIKSVESLTVNHLAQTLTYLKLGNFKLGLLINFNESLLKNGIRRVANNLTT from the coding sequence ATGACAGAAAACGAAATTTCAAATATTGTAATCGGACTTGCCATTGAAATTCATAAAAAACTTGGGCCGGGTTTGTTAGAGCATGTCTATAAAGAATGTTTGTTTTATAAAATAAGTCAACGTGGGCTTTTTGTTGAAAAAGAAAAAGCTTTGCCATTGGTTTTTGAAGAAGTTAAGCTTGATTGTGGATATCGTATTGATATACTTGTAGAAAGCAAATTATTAGTCGAAATAAAAAGCGTAGAATCACTCACTGTTAACCATTTGGCTCAAACATTAACATACTTAAAACTTGGAAATTTTAAACTCGGTCTACTTATAAATTTCAACGAAAGTCTTTTAAAGAACGGCATTAGAAGAGTTGCAAATAATTTAACGACATAG
- a CDS encoding helix-turn-helix domain-containing protein, whose translation MQNVSEAAAYTLQFINQTQKSIFLTGKAGTGKTTLLREIIATTHKNTVVVAPTGIAALNAGGVTIHSMFQLPFSAFIPSYEASAQFTDTVKFENKESLRRHFKMNNVKRNVIKNMELLVIDEVSMMRADLLDAVDFMMQTVRRNTQPFGGVQVLFIGDLLQLPPVIRDEEWRTLKNYYRGKFFFHSHVLQTYPPIYIELSKIYRQTDDAFISVLNNLRNNQITPEDIAILNHYVKPDFDFKENKGYITLTTHNAKADSINNQSINDLDGKEYIYTPFVVGDFPEKIFPVEEELKLKVGAQIMFVKNDLSFEKRYFNGKMGVIKSLSDEEIFVHFPEENMTLEVEKYEWKNIRYKVNEQTKDIEEEVLGTFAHYPIKLAWAITVHKSQGLTFDKAALDVSQVFLPGQAYVALSRLRSLNGLILLSPMQMNGISNDQDVMDYALNRATEEVLKTSLHFETKNFIHNYLINSFNWGELAQEWRNHRFSYNENATGSEKSKHAAWANKRMEIIEQLLDPSQKFIAQLNKIFIKETVDLFFVKERVEAAYDYFFKPMDKLVDDLIYKINEIQKFKKVKEFYEELNFLEDLQTKAVLRLMKAKLLIEVVVSGEAISKEKLSSPVIRNYKINKAERIREELKTVNTDIFRTEEPVVRYKSTKVEKTELKTAKKTTIEETYDLWIEKNSVEDIARMRKLNVQTIEGHLIRLIQSKKIEITDVLPYDKILALREAFQFYQEESLSGLKEKHGDEFTWDELKMFKASIN comes from the coding sequence ATGCAAAACGTTTCAGAAGCGGCAGCTTACACTTTACAATTCATCAATCAGACGCAAAAATCTATTTTCCTTACTGGTAAAGCGGGAACAGGAAAAACTACGCTTTTGCGCGAAATCATTGCAACTACTCACAAAAATACTGTGGTTGTCGCGCCAACTGGAATTGCGGCTTTGAATGCAGGCGGTGTTACGATTCACTCTATGTTCCAGCTTCCGTTTTCTGCATTTATTCCGTCATATGAAGCAAGTGCACAATTTACCGATACGGTTAAGTTCGAAAACAAGGAATCGCTGCGACGCCATTTCAAAATGAATAACGTCAAGCGAAATGTAATCAAAAACATGGAGCTTCTAGTTATTGATGAAGTGAGTATGATGCGAGCTGATTTGCTGGATGCTGTCGATTTTATGATGCAGACTGTTCGAAGAAACACGCAGCCTTTTGGTGGAGTTCAAGTTTTGTTTATTGGAGATTTGCTTCAGTTGCCACCGGTTATTCGGGATGAAGAATGGCGAACGCTAAAAAACTATTACCGCGGAAAGTTTTTTTTCCATTCCCATGTTCTTCAAACATATCCGCCGATTTATATTGAATTGTCAAAAATCTATCGTCAGACCGATGATGCTTTTATCTCGGTTTTGAACAATCTTCGAAATAATCAGATCACCCCAGAAGATATAGCCATTCTAAATCATTATGTTAAGCCTGATTTTGACTTCAAGGAAAACAAAGGTTATATAACGCTTACAACGCATAATGCCAAAGCTGATTCTATTAACAATCAGTCAATCAATGATTTAGATGGTAAAGAATACATTTATACACCATTTGTAGTTGGAGACTTTCCAGAGAAGATTTTCCCAGTTGAAGAAGAACTGAAATTGAAGGTCGGGGCGCAGATCATGTTCGTTAAGAATGACTTATCTTTTGAAAAGAGATATTTCAATGGAAAGATGGGTGTAATCAAATCGCTTTCGGATGAAGAAATTTTTGTTCACTTCCCTGAAGAGAACATGACTCTGGAAGTAGAAAAGTACGAATGGAAGAATATCCGTTACAAAGTCAACGAACAAACCAAAGATATCGAGGAAGAGGTTTTAGGAACCTTTGCGCATTATCCAATCAAGCTCGCATGGGCGATTACGGTGCACAAAAGCCAAGGTTTGACTTTTGACAAAGCAGCGCTTGATGTATCGCAAGTTTTTCTGCCCGGGCAGGCCTATGTAGCACTTTCGCGTTTGCGTTCCTTAAACGGGCTTATTTTGCTTTCTCCGATGCAGATGAATGGTATTTCGAACGACCAAGATGTGATGGATTACGCTCTGAACAGAGCAACGGAAGAAGTTTTGAAAACTTCACTTCACTTTGAAACCAAAAATTTTATTCATAACTATTTGATTAACAGTTTTAATTGGGGAGAATTGGCGCAAGAATGGCGAAATCATCGTTTTAGTTATAACGAAAATGCTACTGGATCAGAAAAATCGAAACACGCGGCTTGGGCGAATAAGCGAATGGAAATCATCGAGCAGCTTTTGGACCCTTCGCAGAAATTCATTGCACAGCTCAATAAAATTTTCATCAAAGAAACAGTTGATTTGTTTTTTGTGAAAGAAAGGGTAGAAGCTGCGTATGATTATTTCTTTAAACCAATGGACAAGTTGGTTGATGATTTGATTTATAAAATAAATGAAATTCAGAAATTTAAAAAAGTCAAGGAATTCTATGAAGAACTAAACTTTTTGGAAGATCTCCAAACAAAAGCCGTTTTGCGATTGATGAAAGCCAAATTACTGATTGAAGTTGTGGTTTCGGGCGAAGCAATCTCTAAAGAAAAATTATCATCGCCAGTTATTCGAAATTATAAAATCAACAAAGCGGAAAGAATCCGAGAAGAGCTGAAAACAGTAAATACAGACATTTTCAGGACAGAAGAACCCGTTGTTCGATACAAATCAACTAAAGTGGAGAAAACCGAGCTTAAAACGGCTAAAAAAACGACAATTGAAGAAACGTACGATTTGTGGATCGAGAAAAATTCTGTAGAAGATATTGCAAGAATGCGTAAATTGAATGTTCAAACTATCGAAGGACATTTGATCAGACTGATTCAATCTAAAAAAATCGAAATTACGGATGTTTTACCATACGATAAAATTTTAGCACTAAGAGAAGCGTTTCAGTTTTATCAGGAAGAATCGTTAAGCGGTCTGAAAGAAAAACACGGTGATGAATTTACTTGGGACGAATTAAAAATGTTCAAAGCGAGCATTAATTAA
- a CDS encoding DoxX family protein, with the protein MNNIASILILAFLALTFLQSGYEKIFYWNDNVTWLKEHFSKTRLKNHVPLALAHLLIVELISGILCVVGGIQLFTNNGREFGLYGAIFSCISLLMMLFGQRLAKDYDGARTIVIYFIPAVMAVYWLN; encoded by the coding sequence ATGAACAATATTGCCTCAATTTTAATTTTAGCTTTTTTAGCTTTAACTTTCTTACAGTCAGGTTACGAAAAAATATTTTATTGGAATGATAATGTGACTTGGCTCAAAGAGCATTTTTCTAAAACGAGATTAAAAAACCATGTTCCACTGGCATTAGCACATTTGTTAATTGTAGAGTTAATTTCTGGAATTTTATGTGTTGTTGGCGGTATCCAATTATTCACAAATAACGGACGAGAATTTGGTTTATATGGAGCTATATTTTCATGCATCTCTTTGTTAATGATGCTTTTCGGACAAAGATTAGCAAAAGATTACGATGGCGCGAGAACTATTGTAATTTACTTTATACCAGCTGTAATGGCGGTTTACTGGTTGAATTAA
- a CDS encoding helix-turn-helix domain-containing protein: MSYKEIKPTEILSNFVQSFWYYETSETAINHTILPDGYFDLIAEFENQALSKVKLTGIWTTPKDIQIPKNTTFFAIRFKLLALEYFFKTEIKSILDTTQNLPLSFWNIDSFAFDEFEKFATVVSENLNFKISRFNAIDNRKLKLFDFVYQHQVKTVSEISTQIFWSSRQINRYFNSQFGIPLKEFLKIIRCNAAYQEISNGNLKPQIDFFDQAHFIKEIKKYTGATPKELHKNKNDRFLQLSTREEK, from the coding sequence ATGAGCTATAAAGAAATAAAGCCAACTGAAATTCTAAGCAATTTTGTGCAATCCTTCTGGTATTATGAAACTTCAGAAACAGCAATAAACCACACTATTCTGCCCGATGGTTATTTTGATCTTATTGCCGAATTTGAAAACCAAGCCTTATCCAAAGTAAAACTGACTGGAATTTGGACAACACCAAAAGATATCCAAATACCCAAGAATACTACTTTTTTTGCCATCAGATTTAAACTCCTAGCACTCGAGTATTTTTTTAAAACAGAAATCAAATCTATTTTAGATACCACACAAAATTTACCGTTATCGTTCTGGAATATAGACTCTTTCGCCTTTGATGAATTCGAAAAATTTGCAACCGTCGTTTCTGAAAACCTGAACTTCAAAATCAGCAGATTTAATGCGATTGACAACCGAAAACTAAAACTATTCGATTTTGTATACCAACATCAGGTAAAAACAGTTTCAGAAATTTCTACTCAAATTTTCTGGAGTAGCCGGCAGATCAATCGCTATTTTAATTCGCAGTTTGGAATTCCGCTTAAAGAATTCCTGAAAATTATTCGTTGCAATGCTGCTTATCAAGAGATATCAAATGGAAATCTTAAACCGCAGATTGATTTCTTTGATCAAGCACATTTCATAAAAGAAATTAAAAAATACACTGGCGCTACACCAAAGGAACTTCACAAAAATAAAAACGACCGATTTTTACAATTATCAACACGGGAAGAAAAATAA
- a CDS encoding VOC family protein: MKISKLSPNFEVRDIRKSVEFYIQHFGFKLIMAVPESQDGVDNVIHSDKEYVYAMIQQDAVEIMLQRSDTFKTDVPFSSGMKIGATVSFYMEVKGIQNLHQSLKNEKLEITELQKTWYGMREFYVKDLDGYILAFAEKAA; the protein is encoded by the coding sequence ATGAAAATAAGCAAACTATCTCCCAATTTTGAAGTAAGAGACATCAGAAAAAGTGTCGAATTTTACATCCAGCATTTTGGCTTTAAATTAATTATGGCGGTTCCCGAAAGTCAAGACGGCGTTGACAATGTAATTCATTCCGATAAAGAATATGTCTATGCCATGATACAGCAAGATGCTGTCGAAATTATGCTCCAGCGCTCGGATACTTTTAAGACAGATGTTCCTTTTTCTTCGGGAATGAAGATTGGAGCTACTGTATCTTTTTATATGGAAGTCAAAGGCATACAAAATTTGCATCAAAGCCTTAAAAATGAAAAACTTGAAATTACAGAACTCCAAAAAACCTGGTACGGAATGCGGGAGTTTTACGTAAAAGATCTGGATGGCTACATCTTGGCTTTTGCTGAAAAAGCGGCATAA
- the trpS gene encoding tryptophan--tRNA ligase: MAKILTGVQSTGTPHLGNLLGAIIPAIELSNDPTNESFLFIADLHSITQIKDGKTLRENTYSTAAAWLACGLNPDKVTFYRQSDVVQTTELTWYLSCFFPFQRLTLAHSFKDKADRLDDVNAGLFTYPMLMAADILLYDAEFVPVGKDQLQHLEITRDVASRFNHQMGETFVLPEAKIQENIMLIPGTNGGKMSKSANNIINIFLDDKTLRKQVMSIETDSTPLEDPKNPDTCNAFAIYSLLANEEQIAQMRANYLGGNYGYGHAKQALFELITEKFKTEREKYNYYINNLEEVDALLKKGATKASVIADGVLAKVREVLGFSK; encoded by the coding sequence ATGGCAAAAATACTTACGGGTGTTCAAAGTACTGGAACGCCGCATTTAGGAAATTTATTAGGAGCAATTATTCCAGCAATCGAATTATCAAACGATCCGACTAACGAATCTTTTTTGTTTATTGCTGATTTACATTCAATCACTCAGATTAAAGACGGAAAAACTTTAAGAGAGAATACCTACAGCACTGCTGCAGCATGGCTTGCTTGTGGTTTAAATCCAGATAAAGTGACGTTTTACAGACAATCTGATGTGGTGCAGACTACTGAATTGACTTGGTATTTAAGCTGTTTTTTTCCTTTTCAGAGATTGACTTTGGCACATTCTTTCAAAGATAAAGCTGATCGTCTGGACGATGTTAATGCAGGACTTTTCACTTATCCAATGTTAATGGCAGCAGATATTTTATTGTATGATGCTGAATTTGTTCCTGTTGGAAAAGATCAGTTGCAGCATTTAGAAATTACACGTGATGTAGCTTCTCGTTTTAATCACCAAATGGGAGAAACATTTGTACTTCCAGAAGCAAAAATTCAGGAAAACATCATGTTGATTCCGGGAACAAATGGAGGAAAAATGAGTAAATCTGCCAATAACATTATCAATATTTTCTTGGATGATAAGACCTTACGCAAACAAGTAATGAGTATCGAAACAGATTCGACACCACTTGAAGATCCAAAAAATCCTGATACTTGCAACGCATTTGCAATCTATTCCCTTTTAGCAAATGAAGAGCAAATCGCTCAGATGAGAGCTAATTATCTTGGCGGAAATTATGGATACGGCCATGCAAAACAAGCTCTATTTGAATTGATTACAGAAAAATTCAAAACAGAAAGAGAGAAATATAATTACTACATCAACAACCTTGAAGAAGTAGATGCCTTATTGAAAAAAGGCGCAACTAAAGCTTCTGTAATTGCTGATGGTGTTTTGGCAAAAGTTAGAGAAGTTTTAGGGTTTTCGAAATAA
- a CDS encoding SPOR domain-containing protein, whose translation MKIEVYISQLLYRYQCVTVPGFGAFLTETHSAQLNPNTNSFFPPKKTVSFNSRIKNNDGLLANHIAQAEKTSYGFAVSAIAFEVLSWKKTLEENGVILLKNIGELRLNSESNIVFTPNDQSNYQANSFGLSPFVSPIVKKEIFEKKIEKIAAKEKDAVLLYENEEQAKSSNPFLKYAAIIVLGLGITGSIGYPLYQNQIDNQTLMVEKSVQKKVQNKIQEATFFIKSPLPAVTLSVDSAKVETVEPTMPYHIIAGAFRSEANARKAYNQLIKDGFKARMLKENKHGLFPVLYGSYATMQEAEQAKREIQKGENPDAWILVENL comes from the coding sequence ATGAAAATCGAAGTATACATCTCACAGTTATTGTATCGTTATCAGTGTGTAACGGTTCCAGGATTTGGTGCGTTTTTAACCGAAACACATTCGGCGCAGCTTAATCCAAACACTAATTCGTTTTTTCCTCCTAAAAAAACCGTTTCTTTCAACAGTCGTATCAAAAATAACGACGGATTGTTAGCAAATCATATCGCGCAAGCTGAAAAAACCTCTTATGGTTTTGCTGTAAGTGCAATTGCTTTTGAAGTTTTAAGCTGGAAAAAAACATTAGAAGAAAATGGCGTAATTCTTTTGAAAAATATTGGAGAACTACGTTTAAACTCTGAAAGTAATATCGTTTTCACACCAAACGATCAAAGCAATTATCAAGCAAATTCTTTTGGATTAAGTCCTTTTGTTTCTCCAATTGTGAAAAAAGAGATTTTCGAGAAAAAAATCGAAAAAATCGCTGCAAAAGAAAAAGATGCTGTTTTGTTATATGAAAATGAAGAACAGGCAAAATCCTCAAATCCATTCTTGAAATATGCAGCGATAATTGTTCTTGGACTTGGAATTACAGGAAGTATTGGTTATCCATTATATCAAAATCAGATTGACAACCAAACTCTTATGGTTGAAAAATCCGTTCAGAAAAAAGTGCAGAACAAAATACAAGAGGCCACTTTCTTTATCAAAAGTCCGCTTCCAGCAGTAACGCTTTCTGTAGATTCTGCTAAAGTTGAAACTGTTGAGCCAACTATGCCTTATCACATTATAGCTGGCGCATTCAGAAGTGAAGCAAATGCAAGAAAAGCTTACAATCAACTCATTAAAGATGGTTTCAAAGCTAGAATGCTGAAAGAAAACAAACACGGATTATTTCCGGTTTTATACGGAAGCTACGCTACAATGCAAGAAGCTGAACAAGCGAAAAGAGAAATACAAAAAGGCGAAAATCCAGACGCTTGGATATTAGTCGAAAATCTATAA
- a CDS encoding acyl-CoA thioesterase, with protein MNPKHPSESLTILTDLVLPSETNPLNNLFGGELLARMDRAASIAARRHSRRIVVTASVNHVAFNRAISLGSVVTVEAKVSRSFKSSMEVFIDVWVEDRESGNRTKANEAIYTFVAVDDTGRPVEVPPIVPETELEIQRFDAALRRKQLSLLLAGKIKPSDATELKALFL; from the coding sequence ATGAATCCAAAACATCCTTCAGAATCTCTAACTATTTTAACTGATTTAGTTTTACCGAGCGAAACTAATCCTTTAAACAATCTTTTTGGTGGCGAATTATTAGCCCGAATGGATCGCGCTGCAAGTATTGCTGCCCGAAGACATTCGCGCCGAATTGTAGTTACAGCTTCTGTAAATCACGTTGCTTTTAATAGAGCTATTTCGCTTGGAAGCGTTGTAACAGTCGAAGCAAAAGTTTCAAGATCTTTCAAAAGTTCTATGGAAGTATTTATAGACGTTTGGGTAGAAGACCGCGAATCTGGAAACAGAACAAAAGCCAACGAAGCTATTTATACATTTGTCGCTGTAGATGATACTGGAAGACCAGTCGAAGTACCGCCAATTGTACCAGAAACTGAACTAGAAATCCAACGTTTTGATGCAGCTTTGCGCCGTAAACAACTTAGTTTGCTTTTGGCTGGCAAAATAAAACCTTCAGATGCCACAGAATTAAAGGCATTATTTTTATAG
- a CDS encoding ATP-binding protein has protein sequence MQFSQILGQDYIKSHLTKSAASGRIPHAQLFVGPEGSGTLITAIAYAQYILCGNTGDENSNGNDSCNLKFDNISHPDLHFIYPTVTTEDVKTKPKSLDFIQDWRSFIQEMPYGGLFDWYKILGVQNKQGEIRVEDAQEVLKSLSLKSYEGGYKIMIIWMADKMNIAASNKLLKLLEEPSDKTMFILISENEEDIIQTIRSRCQVIHFNALPEKIIAEALVARENTDPNLAKKIAHQAQGNFSKALHLLKEDDDDLPFEQWFVNWVRAAFRAKGNAAAIQDLISWSEQIAALGRESQKKFIQYCIEMFRQALMLNYQASSLVYIEPKVDKFKLENFAPFVNGNNIHEIFKELSDAMYHIERNGNAKIILTDLSIKLTRLIHKK, from the coding sequence ATGCAATTTTCTCAAATTTTAGGTCAAGATTACATCAAAAGCCACTTGACAAAAAGTGCTGCTTCTGGTAGAATTCCACATGCCCAATTATTCGTTGGTCCAGAAGGAAGTGGTACGTTAATAACTGCCATTGCTTATGCACAATATATTTTATGTGGCAATACAGGCGATGAAAATTCAAACGGAAACGATTCCTGCAATCTAAAGTTTGATAACATATCCCATCCTGATCTCCATTTTATTTATCCAACTGTTACTACCGAAGATGTAAAAACAAAACCAAAAAGTTTAGATTTTATACAAGACTGGCGCAGTTTCATTCAGGAAATGCCCTATGGCGGTTTGTTTGACTGGTATAAAATTCTGGGTGTTCAAAACAAACAGGGAGAAATTCGTGTTGAAGATGCACAGGAAGTTTTAAAGTCGCTTTCGCTGAAATCTTACGAAGGCGGTTATAAAATTATGATTATTTGGATGGCAGATAAAATGAATATCGCCGCTTCGAATAAACTGCTAAAACTTTTAGAAGAACCTTCAGATAAAACTATGTTTATTCTGATTTCTGAAAATGAGGAAGATATTATACAAACCATACGTTCTCGCTGTCAGGTAATTCATTTTAATGCACTTCCGGAAAAAATCATTGCAGAGGCTTTAGTAGCTCGTGAAAATACTGATCCCAATTTAGCCAAAAAAATTGCGCATCAGGCACAGGGCAATTTTAGCAAAGCTTTGCATTTGTTAAAAGAAGACGATGACGATTTACCGTTTGAACAATGGTTTGTTAACTGGGTTCGTGCTGCCTTTAGAGCAAAAGGAAATGCGGCCGCTATTCAAGACTTAATTTCTTGGAGCGAGCAAATAGCTGCGTTGGGACGCGAAAGTCAGAAAAAATTTATTCAGTACTGTATAGAAATGTTTCGTCAAGCTCTTATGCTGAATTATCAAGCTTCTAGCCTGGTGTACATTGAACCAAAAGTAGATAAATTTAAACTGGAAAATTTTGCACCGTTTGTCAACGGAAATAATATTCATGAAATATTCAAGGAACTTTCAGATGCTATGTATCATATTGAAAGAAACGGAAATGCAAAAATTATCCTAACCGATTTATCAATAAAATTAACTCGTTTAATTCATAAAAAATAG
- the dprA gene encoding DNA-processing protein DprA — MNDQELFYLLALLKVDGVGDIMGKKLLHSFGDAESIFKAKNSQLATVDGIGSVLLKNLKDKSVFDKAEKELFFIKNNTLQTSFFQDESYPERLKHCLDGPILIFTAGKLDFKNRKIISIVGTRQITSYGTEFCRKLIEDLAPLDPVIVSGFAYGVDIVANQAAIDHNLQTIGVLAHGLNQIYPKTHKKYMAKIEENGGFITEFWSDSNPDKEKFVRRNRIVAGMSEATIVIESADKGGSLITANMANEYNRDVFAVPGRVTDKYSQGCNNLIKTQKASVLTNAADLIYMLNWDIKEKQKPIQKLLFVDLEPEEQKVYDFLQVNGKELLDIIAIECDFPIFKMSGILLNMELKGLIRPLPGKLFESI, encoded by the coding sequence ATGAATGATCAAGAGTTGTTTTATTTGCTTGCGCTTCTAAAAGTCGATGGAGTAGGAGATATTATGGGAAAGAAGTTATTGCATTCTTTTGGTGATGCCGAATCTATTTTTAAGGCAAAAAATAGCCAACTCGCAACAGTTGACGGAATTGGAAGTGTCTTATTGAAAAACCTAAAAGATAAAAGCGTTTTTGATAAAGCTGAAAAAGAATTGTTTTTTATTAAAAATAATACCCTTCAAACTTCTTTTTTTCAAGACGAAAGTTATCCTGAAAGGCTAAAACATTGTCTTGATGGGCCTATTTTAATTTTTACGGCTGGAAAATTAGATTTTAAAAACAGGAAAATAATCAGCATTGTCGGAACTAGACAGATTACCTCTTATGGAACAGAATTCTGCAGAAAATTGATTGAAGATTTAGCTCCACTAGATCCTGTAATCGTAAGCGGATTTGCTTATGGCGTAGATATCGTGGCGAATCAAGCCGCTATAGATCATAATTTGCAGACCATTGGTGTTTTGGCTCACGGATTAAATCAGATATATCCGAAAACACATAAAAAGTATATGGCAAAGATCGAAGAGAATGGGGGTTTTATTACTGAATTTTGGAGTGATTCTAATCCTGATAAAGAAAAATTTGTACGCAGAAATCGCATTGTTGCTGGAATGAGTGAAGCTACAATTGTAATTGAATCTGCTGACAAAGGTGGCTCATTAATCACAGCGAACATGGCCAATGAATACAATCGTGATGTTTTTGCAGTGCCGGGTAGAGTAACAGATAAATATAGTCAAGGCTGTAATAATTTGATTAAAACTCAAAAAGCTAGCGTATTAACCAATGCCGCAGATTTGATTTATATGCTGAATTGGGATATTAAAGAAAAACAAAAGCCAATCCAGAAACTACTTTTTGTTGACTTGGAACCAGAAGAACAAAAAGTATATGATTTTCTCCAAGTTAACGGAAAGGAATTACTTGATATTATTGCCATTGAATGTGATTTTCCGATTTTCAAAATGTCTGGAATTCTCTTAAATATGGAATTAAAAGGCTTAATAAGACCACTTCCTGGAAAACTTTTTGAATCAATTTAA